The proteins below are encoded in one region of Myxococcales bacterium:
- a CDS encoding response regulator, whose amino-acid sequence MEAVEHQRIIIVDPDQSYAAQLTEKLRSAGFLVEINTEQDAALSRIEQRAPDIVVSEVELGHGSGFNLLQQLRSADRYASLPFVFLTKNYSPAQKMRSLELQADDFLDKSRPIEEIVKTVKESLVQKRQHQLRNKLREASDAVSGSLKTNSVNDLLVAISATQKTGVLTLSNKHDRGVIYFRDGSLIDAGIATLNREKAIYRMMLMQEGSYLVQFREVQRPDEIAITTHGLVKEGQRRAIEWNSFAERLPSFQSILKLNVTKIADRLGELPDEVNAVLRLFDGKRSILRVIDDCAGDDLTALGMIARLFEEQFFEILTEPETESLAVFDEMTPCLDSWPRNEQTRPRREHRKHDSGSSL is encoded by the coding sequence TTGGAAGCAGTGGAGCATCAACGCATCATTATCGTGGATCCAGACCAGAGCTACGCCGCCCAACTGACGGAAAAACTCCGATCAGCTGGATTCTTGGTTGAGATAAACACCGAGCAGGACGCAGCCCTATCCCGTATTGAACAACGGGCGCCCGATATTGTGGTCTCTGAGGTTGAGCTCGGTCACGGCTCGGGTTTCAACCTTCTGCAACAGCTTCGAAGCGCTGACCGCTATGCATCGCTCCCTTTCGTTTTTCTTACAAAGAACTATTCACCCGCCCAGAAAATGCGTAGCTTGGAGCTTCAAGCAGATGATTTCCTGGATAAATCAAGACCTATAGAGGAAATTGTAAAAACGGTGAAAGAATCCCTGGTTCAAAAAAGACAACATCAACTTCGCAATAAACTACGTGAAGCTTCCGACGCGGTATCGGGTTCCCTCAAAACCAATTCCGTCAATGATTTACTTGTTGCCATAAGTGCGACTCAAAAAACTGGTGTACTCACCCTCAGCAACAAACACGATCGAGGTGTTATTTATTTTAGAGACGGCTCTCTCATCGACGCTGGTATCGCAACGCTCAACAGAGAAAAGGCCATCTACCGAATGATGCTCATGCAAGAGGGAAGCTACCTTGTGCAATTTCGTGAAGTGCAGCGACCGGATGAAATCGCTATCACCACACATGGACTAGTGAAAGAGGGGCAACGTCGAGCTATCGAATGGAATTCTTTTGCTGAACGATTACCAAGTTTTCAAAGTATATTAAAACTAAACGTAACGAAGATCGCTGATCGTTTGGGCGAACTGCCGGACGAGGTGAACGCTGTACTTCGCTTGTTTGACGGAAAACGATCGATTTTACGAGTGATCGACGATTGCGCAGGAGACGACTTAACTGCGTTGGGCATGATCGCGCGTCTGTTTGAAGAGCAATTTTTTGAAATACTGACCGAACCAGAAACCGAATCACTGGCGGTTTTTGACGAAATGACCCCCTGCTTGGATTCCTGGCCCAGAAATGAACAAACTAGGCCTAGACGCGAGCACCGGAAACACGACTCAGGATCTTCCCTATGA
- a CDS encoding PAS domain S-box protein — protein sequence MMQSLLDRTRTLSYAQIETEKRLKSLSMYADLFASAADGMVATDTNGQLLFANPRAHEIVGMSGGNLFKRKARTFY from the coding sequence GTGATGCAATCGTTGCTCGACCGCACCCGCACACTAAGCTACGCACAAATCGAAACAGAAAAGCGCCTCAAATCCCTTAGCATGTACGCCGACCTTTTTGCATCAGCCGCAGACGGCATGGTTGCAACAGACACCAACGGGCAACTTTTATTTGCCAATCCACGTGCGCATGAAATCGTCGGGATGTCGGGCGGTAACCTTTTTAAAAGAAAAGCTCGGACGTTTTATTGA
- a CDS encoding IPT/TIG domain-containing protein has protein sequence MRLLSGMMCGLLLMACGGAAEATVKGIDPSSGPTDGDQPVRIMGSNFSSDTGYTVYFGKEKSDSVTLINDKTIVAVSPRINQEGAVDVTIYSDDGAAFRIKDGYRYIIPSKGTTSNTESKKLRY, from the coding sequence ATGAGACTGCTGAGCGGTATGATGTGCGGATTATTACTTATGGCTTGCGGGGGCGCGGCTGAGGCCACAGTAAAAGGCATCGACCCTAGCAGCGGACCGACGGATGGCGATCAACCGGTTCGAATCATGGGATCCAATTTTAGCTCAGATACCGGCTACACCGTGTATTTCGGTAAGGAAAAGTCTGATTCTGTAACCCTTATCAACGACAAGACCATTGTTGCCGTCTCGCCCAGGATTAACCAGGAAGGCGCTGTGGACGTCACAATTTATTCCGATGATGGAGCGGCCTTTCGTATAAAGGACGGGTATCGCTATATTATCCCCTCCAAGGGAACGACGAGCAATACCGAATCAAAGAAACTGCGGTACTAG
- a CDS encoding PAS domain S-box protein, with protein MTERKSHETLTSLLKGFTPFRKDAVVESHPDELSDDSTNLTSPSTEEVLEAVLAFASETSSRTDEDQLVRRFFDILKHLFPARRFAVRLIDFDELDLSLIVSTGSIFPAAKEKIYLSKESVEYHKLQNIMAESDHSGSLELTDHYVPIFDEDAFGFEVPLVIKDRILGILNVEYSPKVPILAEDRDIIRQFARPFANQLRNARYLHESLYLRNYLAKLLEHANAPIVVIGKHRRIKVANRAFLNLIGQSKESVLNMDFVELSPETERARLLPVFINALRGVPTSNFELRIHRHNHSFARLALNIASVLNPEGQVEGVICIGRDVTELRELEEQMIQAEKLATLGQLAAGVVHELNNPLTSISVYSDYLLKKARNSKIDPKDVDRLERISQSAERILRFTRDLAIYARPSTAEPKLVSIHDILDQAIVFCDHLVADRGVTIQRNYSTDVSGVFAIASQLHQVFINLITNACHATSDDQGLLVIRTRLNEKNNVQIEIEDNGIGISTENLGRIFEPFFTTKTEGEGTGLGLSIARNIVEQHNGKINVQSQEGKGTTFVLLLPGGATG; from the coding sequence ATGACCGAACGCAAAAGCCACGAAACGCTGACTTCCCTACTGAAAGGCTTTACACCTTTTCGAAAAGACGCCGTTGTGGAAAGCCACCCAGACGAGCTGAGTGATGACAGCACAAACCTTACATCGCCTAGCACGGAGGAAGTACTTGAAGCGGTTTTAGCTTTTGCGAGTGAAACTTCGTCACGCACCGATGAAGATCAGCTCGTACGACGCTTTTTCGATATCTTGAAACATCTTTTTCCTGCACGACGTTTTGCTGTTCGCTTAATTGATTTCGATGAACTGGATCTTTCGCTTATCGTTTCCACTGGCTCGATTTTTCCGGCGGCCAAGGAAAAAATCTACTTAAGCAAAGAGAGTGTCGAATATCACAAGTTGCAAAACATCATGGCCGAATCCGACCACAGCGGCTCGTTGGAACTGACCGACCACTACGTACCTATCTTTGATGAAGACGCTTTCGGCTTTGAAGTGCCTTTGGTCATCAAAGACAGAATTCTTGGAATCCTCAACGTTGAATACTCACCTAAGGTGCCTATCCTCGCGGAGGATCGCGATATCATACGACAGTTTGCAAGGCCTTTTGCAAACCAGCTTCGTAACGCTCGCTATTTGCACGAATCGCTCTACTTGCGTAACTACTTGGCAAAGCTTTTGGAGCACGCGAATGCACCGATTGTTGTAATCGGAAAGCACCGTCGCATCAAAGTAGCAAACAGAGCTTTTTTGAACCTCATAGGGCAAAGCAAAGAATCCGTGCTCAACATGGATTTTGTGGAACTTAGCCCAGAAACAGAACGCGCAAGGCTCTTACCCGTTTTCATCAATGCTCTACGCGGCGTGCCAACAAGCAACTTCGAGCTTCGAATTCATCGACACAACCATAGTTTCGCGAGACTAGCGCTAAACATTGCTTCGGTGCTTAACCCTGAAGGACAAGTTGAAGGCGTCATATGCATCGGTCGTGATGTCACAGAGTTGCGTGAGCTCGAGGAGCAAATGATCCAAGCCGAAAAGCTCGCTACATTGGGGCAACTCGCCGCCGGCGTCGTCCATGAGTTAAACAATCCCCTCACAAGCATATCGGTTTATAGCGACTACCTTCTAAAAAAGGCGAGGAACTCAAAAATTGACCCCAAGGATGTTGATCGTCTTGAACGGATTTCGCAGAGCGCGGAACGTATCTTAAGGTTTACACGCGATCTGGCTATCTACGCACGTCCATCTACTGCGGAACCTAAACTTGTTTCAATTCACGACATACTTGATCAAGCCATTGTCTTTTGTGATCACCTTGTAGCAGATCGTGGTGTCACTATACAGAGAAACTACAGCACTGATGTTTCTGGTGTCTTCGCAATAGCGTCACAGCTGCATCAAGTATTCATCAATCTAATCACAAACGCTTGTCACGCTACTTCCGATGATCAAGGCCTTCTGGTCATACGTACTCGACTCAATGAAAAAAACAATGTTCAGATAGAAATAGAAGACAACGGGATTGGAATCAGCACGGAAAACCTCGGAAGAATCTTCGAGCCTTTCTTTACGACCAAAACGGAGGGCGAAGGGACAGGTCTTGGCCTGAGCATCGCTCGCAACATTGTCGAGCAACACAACGGAAAGATTAACGTGCAGTCTCAAGAAGGAAAAGGCACAACTTTTGTACTTCTACTTCCCGGAGGAGCTACCGGATGA
- a CDS encoding zf-HC2 domain-containing protein → MSNCDHIQDLLVSYIFDELSESDKRMVQEHLGSCSVCSQELQNLEDARIGMQALQVPEPAGHIEMRLKQAARLALDEKKVTWGGKLTKLFGPTLLGPVFSAAAVTLIAGVTLYMHRNDLDPGPNPATGAAYKTEADGAKTDREQDTATPPSVESQTEAKESPSAIPISPAQKRPRSQRRSKRATSSLTQQGTKPRAESFSAEQADQAMPFAEMRGAAAEPAGESLAAEREAPAAQASKASARAPEASSAGAESAMDTAQEDKVADAAQELVAEGSRLARARKCQQALGYFAKALRNASPKTRKQIRAAITPCLPLSDVQRRNYPSLAALTD, encoded by the coding sequence ATGAGCAACTGCGATCACATCCAAGATTTGCTCGTAAGCTACATCTTTGACGAGCTTTCCGAGTCCGATAAACGCATGGTACAAGAGCACTTAGGCAGCTGTTCGGTGTGCTCTCAGGAATTGCAAAACCTTGAGGATGCTCGTATAGGCATGCAAGCGTTGCAGGTGCCTGAGCCCGCAGGTCATATTGAGATGCGACTGAAACAGGCGGCGCGCTTAGCTCTAGACGAGAAGAAAGTTACTTGGGGCGGGAAGCTAACGAAGCTCTTTGGCCCCACCTTGCTCGGGCCGGTCTTTTCAGCAGCAGCGGTCACTCTCATTGCAGGCGTGACTCTTTACATGCACCGCAATGATCTTGACCCCGGGCCAAACCCAGCGACTGGGGCAGCATACAAAACCGAAGCTGACGGCGCAAAGACAGATCGAGAGCAGGATACGGCAACACCGCCTTCGGTCGAGAGTCAAACAGAAGCAAAAGAGTCGCCATCTGCGATACCCATCTCCCCCGCACAAAAGCGACCTCGATCACAACGACGAAGTAAAAGAGCAACATCGAGCCTTACGCAACAAGGAACAAAGCCCCGAGCAGAAAGTTTCAGCGCTGAGCAAGCTGATCAAGCCATGCCCTTTGCGGAAATGCGGGGAGCCGCAGCTGAACCAGCGGGTGAATCACTTGCTGCAGAAAGAGAAGCGCCCGCAGCGCAAGCGTCGAAGGCTTCAGCCAGAGCACCTGAAGCCAGCTCTGCTGGAGCAGAATCGGCCATGGACACTGCTCAAGAAGATAAAGTAGCCGATGCAGCGCAGGAGTTAGTTGCCGAAGGAAGTCGGCTTGCCAGAGCCCGAAAGTGTCAACAAGCGCTTGGTTATTTTGCAAAAGCACTGCGTAACGCGAGCCCTAAGACAAGAAAGCAAATCCGAGCGGCAATCACTCCTTGCTTGCCGCTTTCAGATGTCCAACGACGCAACTACCCGAGCCTCGCTGCACTGACAGATTGA
- a CDS encoding glutamate racemase: MSEEQPNNKQRQNACIGIFDSGFGGLTVLRAIAERFPNEDLLYLGDTARVPYGTRTPRTVLRYAERCAAHLAREQIKLLVVACNTVSAVALDDLSLSLDMPVLGVIHPGAQQAVRQSKQGRIGILATAGTVASGAYVRAVAACSSRAEVFAEKAPLLVPLVEEGWLEGELPELAIRRYLEPLVKQDIDTLLLGCTHYPVLHQSIETQLTKMAGRHLNVIDSGAAAAEALFEIMSQRGLQNTKTDKGALRIHLSDLPGDFEERLNRFFGKALQPSSVTQIDL, encoded by the coding sequence GTGTCAGAAGAGCAGCCTAACAATAAGCAAAGGCAAAATGCCTGTATCGGAATCTTTGATTCTGGTTTTGGTGGGCTTACCGTGCTTCGTGCCATCGCGGAGCGCTTTCCCAATGAGGACTTGCTCTATCTTGGCGATACTGCTCGGGTTCCTTACGGCACACGTACACCGAGAACTGTATTAAGGTATGCCGAGCGCTGCGCTGCGCACCTCGCGAGGGAGCAAATCAAGCTTTTAGTCGTAGCGTGCAATACCGTAAGTGCTGTGGCGTTGGACGATCTGTCCTTGAGTTTGGACATGCCTGTGCTCGGAGTCATCCATCCTGGGGCACAACAAGCGGTTCGGCAAAGTAAGCAAGGGCGTATTGGTATTTTGGCGACGGCTGGAACGGTTGCTTCGGGAGCCTACGTTCGTGCGGTAGCTGCTTGCAGTTCCCGCGCGGAAGTGTTTGCCGAAAAAGCCCCATTGCTTGTGCCGCTGGTTGAAGAAGGTTGGCTTGAAGGAGAGCTCCCTGAGCTGGCTATTCGGCGCTACCTTGAACCTTTGGTAAAACAGGACATCGATACGCTGCTACTTGGCTGCACGCACTATCCCGTACTTCATCAAAGCATCGAAACGCAGCTTACTAAGATGGCAGGACGTCATCTAAATGTGATTGACAGCGGGGCTGCTGCCGCAGAAGCCCTCTTTGAAATCATGAGTCAGCGTGGTTTACAGAACACCAAAACAGACAAAGGCGCGTTGCGTATTCATTTAAGCGATTTGCCGGGTGATTTCGAAGAACGCTTGAATCGCTTTTTTGGAAAGGCATTGCAGCCTAGTAGCGTGACACAAATCGATCTTTAA
- a CDS encoding thiolase family protein encodes MNQPVILSAVRTPIGKFRGGLTNVRPDDMAALVLRAALERVPESRNAIQEVCFGATNQAGEDNRNVGRMAALLADLPFEVTGSTHNRLCGSGMDAIVSVARGIRCGDFDLTAAGGIESMTRAPFVMSKASEGFSRTAPVVFDSTIGWRFSNPQMAKRIPLESMGQTAENVAERFTIKREAQDNFAHQSHLRATQAWDKGLFKNEVIPVPIITGKKSNTEVLFQKDECIRPNSTVEKLAALKPVFREGGSVTAGNSSPLNDGAAALVIGSENWAKKNNIKPLARIVGWAVAGVDPSVMGTGPIPATRKVLERTGLSVKDIGLIELNEAFAVQALACITELGLDPNKVNIKGGAIALGHPIGCSGARIVVTLAHAMQEHDIRYGLATLCVGVGQGMAMILEKAQ; translated from the coding sequence ATGAACCAGCCTGTGATTCTTAGTGCGGTACGGACGCCAATTGGCAAATTCCGAGGTGGCCTGACAAACGTCCGACCTGACGACATGGCAGCACTCGTGCTCCGAGCTGCACTGGAGCGCGTCCCGGAAAGTCGCAACGCAATCCAAGAAGTCTGCTTTGGAGCAACCAACCAAGCAGGAGAAGACAACCGCAACGTGGGCCGCATGGCTGCCTTGTTGGCTGATTTACCTTTTGAAGTTACTGGCTCAACCCACAACCGTCTTTGTGGCTCAGGCATGGACGCCATTGTCAGCGTCGCACGCGGCATTCGTTGCGGTGATTTTGATTTAACCGCCGCTGGAGGAATCGAGTCCATGACACGTGCTCCTTTCGTGATGAGCAAAGCATCCGAAGGATTTTCACGCACAGCCCCCGTTGTGTTTGATTCAACCATTGGTTGGCGCTTTTCAAATCCCCAGATGGCGAAACGTATCCCTTTGGAATCGATGGGGCAGACAGCTGAAAATGTTGCCGAACGTTTTACTATTAAGCGCGAGGCCCAAGATAATTTCGCACATCAGAGTCACCTTCGTGCAACACAAGCTTGGGATAAGGGGCTTTTCAAAAATGAAGTTATCCCTGTTCCCATCATTACCGGGAAGAAAAGCAATACTGAAGTTCTTTTTCAAAAAGATGAATGCATTCGTCCAAACAGCACTGTCGAAAAGCTTGCAGCCCTAAAGCCTGTGTTTAGGGAAGGTGGCAGCGTTACCGCCGGAAACTCATCACCACTCAACGATGGAGCAGCTGCTCTTGTCATAGGCTCGGAAAACTGGGCTAAGAAAAACAACATTAAACCTTTGGCTCGTATCGTAGGCTGGGCTGTCGCGGGGGTTGACCCAAGTGTTATGGGCACCGGCCCGATTCCCGCTACACGAAAAGTTCTCGAGCGCACAGGACTATCCGTCAAAGACATCGGGCTCATCGAACTGAACGAAGCTTTTGCTGTGCAAGCCTTGGCTTGTATCACAGAGCTTGGGCTTGATCCCAACAAGGTAAACATCAAAGGTGGCGCCATCGCATTGGGCCATCCTATCGGATGCTCCGGTGCACGCATCGTCGTGACTTTGGCGCATGCCATGCAAGAACACGACATCCGCTACGGCCTTGCCACCCTTTGTGTCGGCGTCGGACAAGGGATGGCCATGATTTTGGAGAAAGCACAATGA
- a CDS encoding PAS domain S-box protein: MKSSGCRAVTFLKEKLGRFIDPTDLEWAYKIWVGFSAGRFPQNIDLKLFRKDGQALIVNASFAPLQDSEGVVLCTFRDVTEERHIASELVQTKEFLESLIQASTDAIIAWDVNRKVILFNQAACRATRYSENEAREDLLVSDLYTEGEFERVCALLDSEAHGGVGRLEATRLKLKDKNGTIIPVSLSAAAIKEKGEVTAFFGIYRDLRERVLIEERLAEAQQQLEKTEKQALLAELAGTAAHELNQPLMSIMAHGQWLQRMTPENTKDRNAANTIVSGS, translated from the coding sequence ATGAAATCGTCGGGATGTCGGGCGGTAACCTTTTTAAAAGAAAAGCTCGGACGTTTTATTGATCCGACTGACCTTGAATGGGCCTACAAAATATGGGTTGGTTTCTCAGCAGGACGTTTCCCGCAAAACATTGATCTAAAGCTTTTCCGCAAAGACGGCCAAGCGCTCATCGTTAACGCCTCCTTTGCACCGTTGCAAGACAGCGAAGGGGTTGTGTTGTGTACTTTCCGTGATGTCACTGAAGAACGTCACATAGCTAGCGAGCTAGTTCAGACTAAGGAATTTTTAGAATCGCTGATTCAAGCGTCAACGGATGCCATTATTGCTTGGGACGTAAACAGAAAAGTCATTCTATTTAATCAAGCGGCTTGCCGCGCAACCCGGTACTCTGAAAACGAGGCCCGTGAGGATCTTCTGGTCTCAGACCTGTATACTGAAGGAGAGTTTGAACGTGTTTGTGCGCTCTTGGATTCTGAGGCTCACGGAGGGGTGGGAAGACTTGAAGCAACACGCCTAAAACTCAAGGATAAAAATGGCACCATTATACCCGTGTCTCTTTCTGCAGCAGCCATCAAGGAAAAAGGGGAAGTGACCGCTTTTTTTGGGATCTATCGCGATTTGCGCGAACGCGTACTCATCGAAGAGCGTTTGGCAGAGGCTCAACAACAACTAGAGAAAACCGAAAAGCAGGCTTTGCTCGCTGAACTCGCAGGAACGGCCGCGCATGAACTCAACCAACCACTCATGAGTATCATGGCCCACGGACAATGGCTTCAACGCATGACGCCTGAGAACACCAAAGATCGCAATGCAGCCAATACCATCGTTTCCGGAAGTTGA
- a CDS encoding response regulator — protein sequence MLTRILVIDHDAETRRWLEHILSEAGFGVLCTENIDEATAVLAQQQFGLLLLEQAPESESGLRWLKELRARNDDTAHMPVIMVASKLEHADEVEIITAFEAGADEFLRKPLRAPELLARIHSIGHMRKAQKEAAQKQKDAEILLELTQRLSSSRSLRDNLQLVVSRVAEATKADRVSIVAAPDSESSNDAFVVASSGTASIRNLPLDLRNYPEIHHVLKTNTIITIDDPLEHELFESCREKMRDTQVTSITVLPIAWKERPLAALILRSTSEPICFDERVNFVKP from the coding sequence GTGTTAACCCGGATCCTCGTTATAGACCATGATGCCGAAACCCGGCGCTGGCTCGAGCATATCCTGAGCGAAGCCGGTTTCGGGGTACTTTGTACCGAAAACATTGACGAAGCAACCGCTGTTTTGGCTCAACAGCAATTCGGTCTTTTGCTTTTGGAGCAAGCTCCCGAATCCGAAAGCGGACTGCGTTGGTTGAAGGAGCTACGGGCACGCAACGATGACACAGCTCACATGCCTGTGATCATGGTCGCTTCAAAACTTGAACACGCCGACGAAGTGGAAATTATTACAGCCTTTGAAGCTGGTGCCGACGAATTTCTCCGAAAGCCTTTACGCGCTCCGGAACTTTTGGCGCGCATTCATAGTATTGGACACATGCGAAAGGCACAAAAAGAGGCTGCTCAGAAACAAAAAGATGCCGAAATATTACTTGAGCTTACACAACGCCTCTCTTCGTCGCGCTCGCTTCGGGACAACTTACAACTGGTTGTATCGAGAGTGGCGGAAGCTACTAAAGCTGATCGTGTATCCATTGTAGCCGCTCCAGATTCTGAAAGCTCTAATGATGCATTCGTCGTCGCTTCAAGCGGAACCGCATCCATTCGAAACCTTCCGCTGGATCTACGCAACTATCCAGAAATACACCATGTCCTAAAAACCAATACGATTATAACGATTGACGATCCTTTGGAACACGAACTTTTTGAAAGTTGTCGTGAAAAGATGCGCGATACACAAGTCACATCAATTACGGTGCTACCTATTGCTTGGAAAGAACGCCCCCTAGCCGCGCTTATACTGCGTTCCACGAGCGAACCAATTTGTTTTGACGAGCGTGTAAATTTTGTCAAACCGTAG
- a CDS encoding sigma-70 family RNA polymerase sigma factor has translation MQAYRQGNPEGFDMLLSRYQKAIFAFIYRFTQNAAHSEELLQEVFMKVIAAAPTYKAKASFKTWLYTIARRSCIDHARKAKHRRTQAFVETVHEDPQASPDTGLRQKNLQQGIADALAKLSTEQREVFLLREYSGLSFKEIATTIGCSEGTVKSRMRYALLSLRQSLLNFRQSSYPPKELA, from the coding sequence ATGCAGGCATACCGCCAGGGTAATCCAGAAGGCTTTGACATGTTGCTCTCACGTTACCAGAAAGCCATTTTTGCGTTTATCTATCGTTTTACACAGAACGCTGCGCACTCCGAAGAACTGCTGCAAGAGGTGTTTATGAAAGTCATAGCTGCAGCACCCACTTACAAAGCCAAGGCAAGCTTCAAGACTTGGCTCTACACTATCGCCCGTCGCAGCTGCATTGATCATGCACGCAAAGCCAAACACCGGCGCACACAAGCCTTTGTTGAAACAGTCCATGAAGACCCGCAGGCGAGCCCAGACACTGGCCTCCGACAAAAGAATTTACAGCAAGGTATTGCCGATGCCTTAGCCAAACTGAGCACTGAGCAACGCGAAGTCTTTTTGTTGCGTGAGTATTCGGGTTTATCTTTCAAAGAAATCGCTACCACGATCGGCTGCTCCGAAGGCACGGTCAAAAGCCGCATGCGTTATGCCCTGCTGAGCTTAAGGCAAAGCCTGTTAAATTTCAGACAAAGCAGTTATCCACCGAAGGAGCTCGCATGA
- a CDS encoding N-acetyltransferase: MVDLHAHIGKGTKIWHFSHVSEGARIGDGCILGQNVFIGRDVQIGNGVKIQNNVSVYSGVVIEDDVFLGPSCVFTNVLLPRSFVEQKQSFSETRIRVGATIGANATIVCGNNIGHYAMIGAGSVVTHSVPDFALVMGVPAKQLGWVDREGKRRDTPPAKS; the protein is encoded by the coding sequence ATTGTCGATCTACACGCTCATATCGGCAAAGGGACAAAGATCTGGCACTTTTCTCATGTCTCAGAAGGCGCTCGGATCGGCGATGGTTGCATCTTGGGACAAAATGTTTTCATTGGTAGAGACGTTCAGATTGGCAATGGCGTCAAAATTCAAAACAACGTTTCCGTCTATTCAGGGGTAGTCATTGAGGACGATGTGTTTTTGGGTCCGAGTTGCGTATTCACAAATGTGCTGTTGCCCCGAAGTTTTGTTGAACAAAAGCAGTCTTTTTCAGAAACTCGTATTCGAGTCGGCGCAACAATCGGCGCTAATGCCACCATCGTTTGCGGCAACAACATTGGGCATTACGCCATGATTGGAGCCGGCTCCGTCGTCACACATTCAGTGCCTGACTTTGCTCTGGTGATGGGCGTGCCAGCAAAACAGCTCGGCTGGGTCGATCGTGAAGGAAAACGACGTGACACGCCGCCCGCAAAAAGCTAA